GCACATCCACTTCGAGGTGTTCAGCTCCATCAACGACATCACCGACGCCACCACCAACGTGCTGACCTCGCAGATCGCCATCCCCGAGGACGTGTGTCAGGCGGTGTACGCCGACGCCCGCTACGCCTCCTCGGTGACGCCGTTCTCCCACATCACGCTGGACTCGGACAACATCTTCTCCGACAGCATCGACCTGCAGATGGACTCCGTCACCGACCAAGGCGACGGCTACGCGGGCACCATCGTCGTCGGCGTGGACACCACCACCGAGCAGCAGATGTCCATGGGCGGCGGACCGGGCGGCATGGGTGGCGGCGGGCCCCAGGGTGGCCCGGGCGCGCCGCCCAGCTAGATTGGACGGCGTGTTCCTCGCCGTCAGCTACGCCTTTGCCGATTCCGTCAATGCCCTCCTCATCGGGGTCATCGTCGCGATCGGCATTCTGCTGCCGCGGGGAAAGTACCGCTGGGTCGCCCCGTTGCTCATCTTCGGCGACTGGCTCGGGGTGTTCCTGCTGGCCCTGCTGGTGATGTTCGCGTTCGAGGGGATGCAGGAGTTTGTTCAGGCGGCCCTGGCCAGCCCGATCTTCGGCATCGTGCTCATCGCGGTGGGCCTGGTCACGGCCGTGACCACGTGGCGCTCGAAGCCCGGTGGGGACTCGAAGATCATCAACGCGATGCTCAGCTTTCTGCGCGAGCCCACCGTGTGGACGGTGCTCGCCGGCTTCGTGCTGGGCGTGGTGCAGTCGCTGACCTCGGTGCCGTTCTACGGCGGCATCGCCGTGCTCGCCGCTGGGGACTTCTCGCAGTGGGCGCGGTACGGCGGGATGTTCTGGTACGCGAGCATCGCGCTCAGCCTGCCCATCGCCGTGGCCGTCTTCGTGGGGCTGGTGCGACGCAAACCCGACTCCCGCCTGGGCCGGTGGTTTGCGTGGGCCAGGGAGCACACGCTGGAGGTCAGCCGGGCCGGGGGATACCTGGTGGCGGTGCTGCTCGTGGTGTTGGGCGTGCTGCACCTGTAAGCGCGGAAGACGCGGCCCGGCCAGAGGCGCCGGTCGGAAGGGCGCGGTCGAATTCGTGACTCCTTCCGACCAGCGAGGCTGCGTGTAGGTCTGCTGCAGACGGCGTCCTTCCGACCAGCGAAGCGCCGAAAAAAGGGGGCCGCACCGATGTGCGACCCCCTTTCTCAGACGGAACTATCAGGCGATGCCCTCGCGCTGCTTGAACTCGCGGCGACGGCGGTGCAGGATCGGCTCGGTGTAACCGGCCGGCTGCGAGGTGCCGGAGAGGATGAGCTCCTTGGCGGCCTGGAAGCCGATGGAGTTCTCGTAGTCGGCGGACATGGACTTGTACTCCTCGTCGCCTTCGTTCTGCTCATCGACGAGCTTGGCCATGCGCTCGAGGGACTCGACGACCTGCTCCTCGGTGACCACGCCGTGCTGGATCCAGTTGGCCAGCAGCTGCGAGGAGATGCGCAGCGTGGCGCGGTCCTCCATGAGGTCGACGTTGTGGATGTCGGGCACCTTGGAGGAGCCGACGCCGAGCTCGACCCAGCGGATGACGTAGCCGAGGATGGACTGGCAGTTGTTGTCCACCTCCTCCTTCTTCTCCGCGTCGGTGAAGTTGCCGTCGGAGACGGGCACGGTGAGCAGGTCGTGGAAGGTGTCGCGGCGGCCCTTCTTCAGCAGCTCGGCCTGGACCTCCTTGACGTTGACGCGGTGGTAGTGCGTGGCGTGCAGCGTCGCACCGGTCGGGGAGGGGACCCACGCGGTGCTGGCGCCCTCGCGCGGCTGGCCGATCTTCTTCTCCACCATGTCGGCCATGAGCTCGGTCATCGCCCACATGCCCTTGCCGATCTGCGCCTTGCCGGGCAGCCCACGGGCGATGCCGGCGTCGACGTTGGCGTCCTCGTAGGCGAGTTTCCACGGCGCGGTCTGCAGGTCGGCCTTGCGCACCATCGGGCCGGCGAGCATGGAGGTGTGGATCTCGTCGCCGGTGCGGTCGAGGAAGCCGGTGTTGATGAACGCGAGGCGGTCGGCCACGGCCATGATGCAGGCGTCGAGGTTGGCCGAGGTGCGACGCTCCTCGTCCATGACACCGACCTTGACGGAGTTCTCCGGGATTCCCAGGAGCTTCTCGACGGCTGTGAACAGGTCGTTGGTGAAGGCCACCTCTTCGGGGCCGTGCTGCTTGGGCTTGACCACGTAGATGGATCCGGTGCGGGAGTTGCGCAGCGGGTTGTCCAGCTCGGTGGCGGGCAGCGCGCCGAGGATGGTGAGGGCGGAGTCGAGGATGCCCTCGTAGATCTCCTCGCCGTCGACGAGGATGGCCGGGTTGGTCATGAGGTGGCCGACGTTGCGCACCAGCAGCAGGGAGCGACCGTGGAGGGTGATGTCCTCGCCGTCGGCACCCGTGAACTCGAGGTCCTGGTTAAGGCGGCGGGTGTAGGACTTCTCGCCCTTGTCCACCTCGGCCGCGGCTTCGCCGGTGGCGAGGTCGTGCCAGTTGGAGTATGCGAGGGTCTTGTCGTGGGCGTCGACCGCGGCGACGGAGTCCTCGAAGTCGATGATGGTGGACACGGCGGACTCGAGGCGGACGTCGTTGACGTGGGCGGGATCGTTCTTGCCGATCGCGCCCTCGGCGTCGATGTCGATGTTGGCGTGGAGGCCGTTGTTGCGCAGCAGGATCGCGGACGGGTTGTCTTTCTCACCCTGCCAGCCGCGGAAACGCTCGGGGTTCTGCAGCTGGGTCGGCGTGCCGTTGACCTCGGCGCTCAGGCCGTCGTCGGTGATGTTGTACGCGGTGACGTCGCGGTGGGAACCGGCGACGAGGGGGGCGACGTCGTCGAGAAGCGTCTTGGACCATTCGATGACCTTGTCGCCGCGGACGGGGTTGTACCCCTTGCCCGGCTCCGCGCCGTTCTCCTCGCTGATGACGTCGGTGCCGTAGAGGGCGTCGTAGAGCGAGCCCCAGCGCGCGTTGGCGGCGTTGATGGCGTAGCGGAGGTTGAGGACGGGGACCACGAGCTGCGGGCCGGCGATGTCGGCGATCTCCTCGTCCACGTTCTGGGTGCGGATCTGCGCGTCGGCCGGAGCGTCGACGAGGTAGCCGATCTCGCGGAGGAAGGCCTCGTGCTCGACCGGGTCGGGCTGACCCGGGTTGGCGCGGAAGTGCTCGTCGAGGCGGGCCTGCAGCTCATCGCGCTTGGCCAGCAGCTCCCGGTTGCGGGGGGTGAACTCCCGGACGATTCCCGCGAAGCCCTCCCAGAAATTGTCCGGATCGATGTCGGACCGGGGGCAGAGGGTGGTGTTCACGAAGTCGTAGAGCTCGGTGGCGACGTCCAGCCCGTGGACGGTGGTGCGCGGGGTGGTGTCAGGTGTGTTCGTCATGCTCAAGGTCCTCCTCGTGGACTTTGGGGCTAAACCGGATGACCCGAGACTAAGTGACCCCGGTCACCCGGGTAAACAACTTCGCGAAATTAGACCCGGGGTTACCCCCGACGTTTCCGTGGCTGGGGGAGGTATTAGGTACCTGAGGGGCCGGGTACTGACTGTGTCCCAGATCATGCGCCCGGGGACATAGTTGCAAGTGAACGGCACTTTAACGGAAACTTACCTAGTCGTAAGGTATTTGTTTTGCTTCGCAACCTTTGCAGATATGGCCGCCGCCCCCGCACAGATCTACACCTCACCAAGGCATTGACTGTGCGCTGCATCACCCGCATGATGTGTCTCAGGCCACCCGGCATCAGCAAGACCCCCAAGCACACACCGAAAGAGAGTGAAGCTGACATGAGCACCACCGGAGCTGCACGCACCGCCGCCGAGATCCAGAAGGACTGGGACACCAACCCCCGCTGGAAGGGCATCACCCGCGAGTACACCGCAGAGCAGGTCGCCGAGCTGCAGGGCACCGTCGTCGAGGAGCACACCCTCGCCCGCCGCGGCGCCGAGATCCTCTTCGAGGAGATCAACAAGGGCAACGGCCACTACATCAACGCCCTGGGCGCCCTCACCGGTAACCAGGCCGTCCAGCAGATCCGCGCCGGCCTCAAGGCCGTCTACCTGTCCGGCTGGCAGGTCGCAGGTGACGCCAACCTCTCCGGCCACACCTACCCGGACCAGTCCCTGTACCCGGCCAACTCCGTCCCCAGCGTCGTTCGCCGCATCAACAACGCACTGCTGCGCGCCGACGAGATCGCCCGCATCGAGGGTGACGACGCCGTGGACAACTGGCTCGTTCCCATCGTCGCCGACGGTGAGGCCGGCTTCGGCGGCGCCCTCAACGTCTACGAGCTGCAGAAGGCCATGATCAACGCTGGCGCAGCCGGCACCCACTGGGAGGATCAGCTCGCTTCGGAGAAGAAGTGTGGCCACCTCGGCGGCAAGGTCCTCATCCCGACCCAGCAGCACATCCGCACCCTGTCCTCCGCACGCCTGGCAGCCGACGTCGCCAACACGCCGACCGTCATCATCGCCCGCACCGACGCCGAGGCAGCCACGCTGATCACCTCCGACGTCGACGAGCGTGACCAGGAATTCATCACCGGTGAGCGCACCGCTGAGGGCTACTACCACGTGAAGAACGGCATCGAGCCCTGCATCGCCCGAGCGAAGTCCTACGCTCCATACGCCGACATGATCTGGATGGAGACCGGCAAGCCGGACCTGGAGCTGGCCAAGCAGTTCGCCGAGGGCGTCCGCTCCGAGTTCCCGGACCAGCTGCTGTCCTACAACTGCTCCCCGTCCTTCAACTGGTCCGCACACCTGGACGCGGACGAGATCGCCAAGTTCCAGCGCGAGCTCGGTGCCATGGGCTTCACCTTCCAGTTCATCACCCTGGCCGGCTTCCACGCCCTGAACTACTCCATGTTCGACCTGGCCTACGGCTACGCACGCGACGGCATGACCTCCTTCGTCGACCTGCAGAACCGCGAGTTCAAGGCAGCGGCTGAGCGCGGCTTCACCGCCGTCAAGCACCAGCGCGAGGTCGGCGCCGGCTACTTCGACAAGGTCGCCACCACGGTTGACCCGCTGTCCTCCACCACGGCACTGACCGGCTCCACCGAGCAGGGCCAGTTCCACTAGAAGCTCCACCCCACCCCCCGTAGGAGAACCACCATGTGCACCTTCCATTCCACCCCTGACCTGGCCGACACCCTCGGCGACTACGTCCTCAGCTGCGACACGCAGTTCCGTAACTTCGGCGGCAAGACCAAATTTGCCGGCAGGATCGTCACCGTGCGGTGCATGGAGGACAACGGGCTGGTAAAGAAGCTGCTCAACAGCCCCGGCAACGGCAAGGTGCTCGTCGTGGACGCGGGTGGAAACCTGCACACGGCCATGGTCGGAGACCAGATCGCCAAGGCCGCCCTGGACAACGGCTGGAAGGGCATCATCGTAAACGGAGCGATCCGGGACAGCGAGGAGATCGGCCAGCTCGACATCGCGGTCAAGGCGCTGGGAACCAACCCGCGCCGCTCCGCGAAGGACGGCGTGGGCAAGGTCAACGAGCGGGTGTCCTTCGGTGGGGTCGACTTCATCGCCGACCACACCGTCTACGGGGACGCCGATGGAATCGTCGTCATGGACGAGCCCATCTGCGAATAATCAGCGGCGCGGGTGACCTTCGATAGCGAGGTCGTAATACCGCACCAGCCGCTCGGTGGCGGCACGCCAACCGTGGCTCTCAGCCTCGTTGCGTGCCGCCTTTCCCATGCGTCGGCGAAGTCCCTCGTCGAGAAGCACCGCGGAGAGGCGCTCGGCCCACGTGTTGTAGTCCTCCGGGTCCACGAGGTAACCCGTCTCGCCGTCGTCGATGACAAAGGGGATGCCGCCGGCGCGTGCGCCCACCGCGGGCACGCCCGAGGCGAAGGATTCCAGGGCGACCAGGCCCAGGGTCTCCGTGGTCGAGGGAAAGGCGAAGACGTCGCCCGAGGCGAAGGCCGCCGCGAGATCCGTCCCGGAGAGGTATCCCGTGAACGTGGTGTAGGCGGGGTCCAGCAGGGTCTTCAGCGTGTCGAGCTGCGGGCCCGAACCGACCATGGCCAGGCGGGCGCCGGGTACCCGCTCCCGAACCTTGCGCATGATGGGCGCGAGCCGGTCGAGGTTCTTCTCCGGCGACATCCGGCCCACGTAGATGACCACGGGCGCATCCGGGTGGCCGTCGGTGATGAACTCACGCATCTCCCGGGACGCGCGGTCGGGGGAGTAGCCGACCGTGTCCACGGCCTTCGGCCACAGCTCCACGTTGCGGATGCCCTGGTCGATGGCCTTCTCCACCATCGGGCCGGACGTGCACAGGTTGACCGAAGCCATGTTGTGCACCATGCGGATCCACGTCGCCGCGGGCTGACGCAGCCAGCCGATGCGCAGAGACTCGGTGTAGTCCGGCACGTTGGTGTGGAAACTGCCCAGCAGCGGGTAGTCCAGGCGCTTGGCGGTGATGGCCCCGTAGGCGGCGAGCCACACCGGGTTGACGGCGTGCACGACGTCGGGCCGGAAACGGGCAAGCTCACGGTTGATCTTCGGCGTGGCCATACCCGCGGTGATCTCGGGGTATACCGGCCGGAAGCTGATGCCGGGCACCCGGACGACCTCGAAACCCGCGTACTCCGCCGGGGGATGGCCCGGGGCGAAGAGCTGGACCTCGTGGCCCATGTCGGAGAGCTGTTCCAGGGAGCGGGTGACCCGGGTGACCACCCCGTCAATCTTCGGGAGGAAGACCTCCGTGAACATGGAGATCCGCATGCGTCAGCGAGCGGTCTGCGGTTCGCCCGCGGCGTTGCTGCTTGTCCACAGGGAACGCGCGGGGATCATGTCCAGGTTCGCCCGGTCGGCGTACTTGCGGGCGATCTCCTCGACCTCGTGGAGCAGGCCCTCCTCCAGGGTCGTGGGGTTCAGGCCCAGGTCGAGGAAGGTCTCGTTGACCACGTGCAGCTCGTTCTCCGGGGACTCCTTGCGCGGGTTGGGCACCAGGGCCACCTGGGCGCCGGACACTCTGGCGATGAGCTCGGCGAGGTCACGCACGCGGTGGGTCTCGGTCATCTGGTTGAAGATCTTCACCTTCTCACCCTGCGCGGGCGGGTTCTCCAGCGCGATCTCGATGCAGCGCACCATGTCGCGGATGTGGATGAACGCCCGGGTCTGCCCGCCCGTGCCGTGCACGGTGAGCGGGTAACCCACGGCCGACTGCATGAGGAAGCGATTGAGCACCGTGCCGTAGTCGCCGTCGTAGTCGAAGCGGTTGATCAGCCGCTCGTCGCGGGCGGTCTCGTCGGTGGTGGTGCCCCAGATGATGCCCTGGTGCAGGTCGGTGATGCGCAGCTCGTCGTTCTTGGCATAGAAGGCGAAGAGGTGCTGGTCCAGGACCTTGGTCATGTGGTAGACCGAGCCCGGGTTGGAGGGGTAGAGGATGTCCTGGTCGACGGTTCCGGATTCCTCGGAGGTCACCTGGACCTGGAGGTAACCCTCGGGGATCTTCATGCCGGCGGTGCCGTAGCCGTAGACACCCATGGTGCCCAGGTGCACGACGTGGATGTCCCGCCCGGACTCCACGATGGCGGCCAGGAGGTTGTGCGTGGCGGAGGTGTTGTTGTCCACGGTGTAGCGCTTGTTGCGCGAGCTCTTCATGGAGTACGGCGCGGCGCGCTGCTCGGCGAAGTGCACGACGGCGTCCGGCTGTTCGGTCCGCAGGAAGTCCAGCAGCTCGTCGTATTCCTTGGCGACGTCGATACGAGCGAAACCGATGTGTTTACCCGAGACCTCGTTCCACGCCGCGAGGCGATCCTCGATGGAGGCGATCGGGGTGAGCGACTCGGCGCCGAGTTCCTCGTCGATGGCGCGCCGGGAGAGGTTGTCGATGATGGTGACCTCGTGGCCCTGCTCGGAGAGGTACAGGGAGGCGGGCCAGCCGCAGAATCCGTCGCCGCCGAGAATCGCAACCTTCACTAGAGAACTCCAAACACGTCCGAGGGGATGTCACGTGCCGTTTATGCAGCGTGACGTGGTCTACCGAGCGAGTTTAGCCCGAACACCCACAGTGTGGAGACAACCGGGTGAGGGTGAATTCTGCGCCTCTTGACAGGGAGATGGCCGCCCGGTGAACGGAGAATAAAATCACCTGTTCGCGGCGGCGCTCTCCACGAGGGCGAGGGTCTCGCACTGGGCGTGGCGGAGGTACTCGGTCATCCTCCGGGCGGCGGCCTCGCGGCCGTCGCGACGCAGAACGTCGACCGTGGCACGGTTGTGCCCGACGAACTCGTCGTGGAAGGAGCCGTCGAATTCGGTGACGGCGAGGAATGTCAGGCGCATGAGGGCGAGGATGCGGTCCATCGTGTCGTCGAGAAGATCCGAGCGCAGTGAGGCGACGATGGTGCGGTGGAACTCCTGGTTGAGCGAGCCGACATCGCGCCAGCGCTGCTCGGTCTGGGCGGTCTCCGCGCGGCGGACGATCTCGTCGAGCACGTCGCCGTCCACGTTGCCCGTCAGCAGCGCCGTCGTCTCCAGCGCGGTGCGAGCGCGGTACATGTCCCGGATGAGGGAGGAGTCCGGCGACGCAAGAAACACCCCGCGGTTGGGGACACGCACGAGCAGGCCCTGGGAGACCAGGGCCGCGTACGCCTCCCGGAGGGTGTTCCGGGAGATGGAGAAGCGCTCGGTGAGGTCGGCCTCAATCAGCCGCTCACCGGGCTGGAACTCACCGGCGGAAATGGCGGCCTGGATTGCGCGCTCGACGCTCTGTACTCGCATGGATGGGATCTTAGGTACCCGGATCAGGAGATACTGGCGATTACCTCGCCCTGTTTCACCGTCGCACCCTCGGCGGCGACGAGCCGGACGGTTCCGGACGTCGGGGCGGGGATGGGCGACTCCATCTTCATGGCCTCGATCGAACCGAGCTGCTGGCCCTCGGTGACGGAATCACCGTCGGCCACCTTCCACTCGATGATGGTGCCGTTGAAGGAGGCCTTCACGCCACCGGCGGTGTCGGAGGAGTCCGTGCCCGTGCCGGCGGATGCGGCGGCGGGAGCGGATGCAGCCGGGCGCAGGAACTCGGCGGGGAGGCCGACGCGGTGCAGCTTGCCGTCGATCTCCAGGGTCACCTGGACTCGCTCGGCCTGGGCGTCCGCGAGCGGAACCAGCTCGTTGCCGGAGCTGGGGACGTAGTTGGTGTCCACCCAGTCGACGTACGTGTCCAGGGAGTACCCGGTGAACGCGGGGTTCACGACCATGTCGCGGTGGAAGGGCAGGACGCTGCGCACACCCTTGATCTCGAACTCGTCGAGGGCGGACTTGGCACGGCGCAGGGCGGTGTCGCGGTCCGGTCCCCACACGATGAGCTTGCCCATGAGGGAGTCGTAGTAACCGGAGATCTCCGAGCCGGAGCGCACGCCGGCGTCCACGCGGATACCCGGGCCGGAGGGCGGCACGAAGCTGGTGACGGTGCCGGGGCAGGGCACGAAGCCCAGGGTGGGGTCCTCGGCGTTGATGCGGAACTCGAACGCGTGACCGCGGATCTCCGGGTCGTGGTCGAAGGAGAGCGGCAGGCCGGCGGCGACGCGGAACTGCTCGGCGATGATGTCCACACGGGTGGTCGACTCGGAGACGGGGTGCTCGACCTGAACTCGGGTGTTCACCTCGAGGAAGGAGATGTCGCCGTGCTCGGAGACGATGTACTCGACGGTGCCGGCACCGACGTAGCCGGCGTGGGCACAGATGCCGCGGGCACCCTCGATGATGGCGGCGTTCTGCTCGCGGGAGAGGAACGGGGCCGGGGACTCCTCGATGAGCTTCTGGAAACGACGCTGCGTGGTGCAGTCGCGGGTGCCCAGGGTCGCCACGTGGCCGTGGGTGTCTGCGAGGATCTGCACCTCGACGTGGCGGGGACGGGTGAGAAACTTCTCCACGTAACACTCGTCGCGGCCGAAGGCCTCCTTGGCCTCGCGGCCGGCGGCGACGAAGGCATCCTCGATGTCCTCCATCTTCTGCACGAACTTGATGCCACGGCCGCCGCCGCCGAAGGCCGCCTTGATGGCGATGGGGAGGCCGTACTGCTCGGCGAACTCCTTCGCCTCCTGCCAGGTGCCCACGGGGTCCGGGGTGCCGGGAGCGAGGGGGGCGCCGGCCTCGGCGGCGAGGCGGCGGGCGGCCACCTTGTCGCCGAGGATCTCGATGGAGTCGGGGGTGGGGCCGACCCAGGTCAGGCCGGCACCGATGACGGCGCGGGCGAAGTCGGCGGACTCGGAGAGGAAGCCGTAGCCGGGGTGCAGGCAGTCGGCGCCGGCGCGGGCGGCGACGTCGAGCAGCGCGGGGACGTTCATGTAGGTCTCGGCGCCGGTCTTGCCGGGCAGGGCGTATGCCTCGTCGGCGATGAGGGTGTGCAGGGCGCCGGCGTCGGGCTCGGAGTAGACCGCGATGGAGCGGATGCCCAGGTCGCGAGCGGCGCGGGCGATGCGGACGGCGATCTCGCCGCGGTTGGCGATGAGGACGGCCTTTAGGGGGATGGTGGAGTTCATGAGGGGTCCTTAGAGTTCGATCAGGCGGAGGTTCACGGTGGCACCGGGCGGGAGCTGGCCGGCGATGTCGAGGTCGTCGGCGACGACGGTGGCGATGACGGGGTAGCCGCCGGTGACGGCGTGGTCGCGGTGGAACATCACCGGTTGGCCGTTGGCGGGGATCTGGATGGAACCGGCGACGATGCCCTCGCTGGCGAGTTCCTCGTGGCGCCCGCGTTCGATCTCGGGCCCGGCCAGGCGCAGGCCGACACGGTTGGAGGCCTCGGTCACGGTCCACTGCGTATCGACGAGCGCCTGCACGCCCTCCGTGAACCAGTCGTCCCGCGGCCCGGCGACCACGCGGAGCTCCGCGTGGGTGTGGCCGTCCAGCTCGCTGACCCGCACGGGGTTGGAGACGGCGCCGACGATGGACGAGGCCGCGGGGGCGGTGGCGATGCGGTCGCCTGTACGGATCGGAACGGGGCCGAGCCCGGAGAGCAGGTCGGTCGCGGAGGACTCGAGCTCGGAGAACGCGATCACCCCTCCGCGCACGGCCACGTAGCTGCGCGCGCCCAGGGTGGCGGCACCGACGGTGAGTTCGGAACCGGCGGGGAGCAGGACCGGAGCGCCGAGCTGGAGCACGCGCCGGCCGACGGTCACCGGGGCCTGCGCGCCGGTGACGGCGACCACCGTGTCCACCAGCGCGGTGAGCGAGAGCCCGCCGATGTTCTCCAGGACGGCCGCGCCGAGCTCGTTGCCGAGTGCCTCGTTGGCGGCGCGGGCGGCGGACTGGTCGGCGGCTCCGGACTCGGTGACGCCGAGGTCGCCGTAACCCGGGCGCCCGAGATCCTGAACGAGGGTCTGCAGGCCCGCGTTCGAGACCTCGAGGACCGGCCGGTGCGCGGCGGCGGGGCGCTTGGCCGCCGGGGGAGTGACGTCGCCGGCGAGCTCGCGCACCGCGCGGTAGGTCACCGTGTCGCCCGGCTTGACCAGCGCAGGGGGCTGTTCGTCGGAGCGCCACATCTTCTGCTCGGTGACGCCGATGAGCTGCCAGCCGCCGGGGGATTCGCGGGGGTAGACGGCGGAGAAGTTGCCGGCCAGCGCGACGGACCCGGCGGGGACCGAGGTGCGCGGGGACTTGCGGCGCGGCACGTCCAGGGGGCTCTCGCTGACGCAGTAGGTGAACCCGGGGGCGAACCCGCCGAAGGCTGCGGTCCAGGTGGTGGAGGTGTGCCGCTCGATGAGCGCCTCGGTGCTCATGCCGAGCATCTCCGCCAGCTCGGCGAGGTCCTCGCCGTTGTACAGGGTGTCGATGACGATGTTCTCCGGCGTCACGTCCGAGGCCGCACCGGGGGAGAGGTCGCGAAGTAGCGACACGGCCCGGGTGGCGTCGGCGGCGCAGGCGAAGTTGAGCAGCACGGTCTGCGCGGCGGCGACGGCGTCGACCTGGCCGGCGAGCGGCGAGCGGGAGAGCTCGGCGTGCCAGTCCATGACCGTGGCCAGGTCGGGCAGGTCGATGAGCAGGGCGTGGGATCCGGCGCGGCGGATGACGGGTGTCATAGCGAGCTACGGATCTGGATGCCGGCGTCGGTGAGCTTCTCAACGATCGCCGCCGTCATCTCGACCGACCCGGGCGAATCACCGTGCACACAGACCGACTCCACGCCGAGGGAGAGCTGCGTGCCGTCGATGGCCGTGACGGTGCCGGTGGTGGCCAGGTCGAGGACGCGCTGGGCGACCGCGTCGGCGTCGTGAAGCACGGCGCCGGGCGCGCGGCGGGAGACGAGGGTGCCATCCGGGTTGTAGCCGCGGTCGGCGAAGGCCTCGCAGATGACCCGCGTGCCTCGCTTCTCGGCCATGTCCACGGCCAGGCCGCCGGGCAGGAGCATGACGGGGAGGTCACCGAAGGCGGCGATGCCGTCGAGGG
This sequence is a window from Corynebacterium doosanense CAU 212 = DSM 45436. Protein-coding genes within it:
- a CDS encoding NAD-dependent epimerase/dehydratase family protein — encoded protein: MKVAILGGDGFCGWPASLYLSEQGHEVTIIDNLSRRAIDEELGAESLTPIASIEDRLAAWNEVSGKHIGFARIDVAKEYDELLDFLRTEQPDAVVHFAEQRAAPYSMKSSRNKRYTVDNNTSATHNLLAAIVESGRDIHVVHLGTMGVYGYGTAGMKIPEGYLQVQVTSEESGTVDQDILYPSNPGSVYHMTKVLDQHLFAFYAKNDELRITDLHQGIIWGTTTDETARDERLINRFDYDGDYGTVLNRFLMQSAVGYPLTVHGTGGQTRAFIHIRDMVRCIEIALENPPAQGEKVKIFNQMTETHRVRDLAELIARVSGAQVALVPNPRKESPENELHVVNETFLDLGLNPTTLEEGLLHEVEEIARKYADRANLDMIPARSLWTSSNAAGEPQTAR
- the rraA gene encoding ribonuclease E activity regulator RraA; this translates as MCTFHSTPDLADTLGDYVLSCDTQFRNFGGKTKFAGRIVTVRCMEDNGLVKKLLNSPGNGKVLVVDAGGNLHTAMVGDQIAKAALDNGWKGIIVNGAIRDSEEIGQLDIAVKALGTNPRRSAKDGVGKVNERVSFGGVDFIADHTVYGDADGIVVMDEPICE
- the aceA gene encoding isocitrate lyase, encoding MSTTGAARTAAEIQKDWDTNPRWKGITREYTAEQVAELQGTVVEEHTLARRGAEILFEEINKGNGHYINALGALTGNQAVQQIRAGLKAVYLSGWQVAGDANLSGHTYPDQSLYPANSVPSVVRRINNALLRADEIARIEGDDAVDNWLVPIVADGEAGFGGALNVYELQKAMINAGAAGTHWEDQLASEKKCGHLGGKVLIPTQQHIRTLSSARLAADVANTPTVIIARTDAEAATLITSDVDERDQEFITGERTAEGYYHVKNGIEPCIARAKSYAPYADMIWMETGKPDLELAKQFAEGVRSEFPDQLLSYNCSPSFNWSAHLDADEIAKFQRELGAMGFTFQFITLAGFHALNYSMFDLAYGYARDGMTSFVDLQNREFKAAAERGFTAVKHQREVGAGYFDKVATTVDPLSSTTALTGSTEQGQFH
- a CDS encoding glycosyltransferase family 4 protein, whose amino-acid sequence is MRISMFTEVFLPKIDGVVTRVTRSLEQLSDMGHEVQLFAPGHPPAEYAGFEVVRVPGISFRPVYPEITAGMATPKINRELARFRPDVVHAVNPVWLAAYGAITAKRLDYPLLGSFHTNVPDYTESLRIGWLRQPAATWIRMVHNMASVNLCTSGPMVEKAIDQGIRNVELWPKAVDTVGYSPDRASREMREFITDGHPDAPVVIYVGRMSPEKNLDRLAPIMRKVRERVPGARLAMVGSGPQLDTLKTLLDPAYTTFTGYLSGTDLAAAFASGDVFAFPSTTETLGLVALESFASGVPAVGARAGGIPFVIDDGETGYLVDPEDYNTWAERLSAVLLDEGLRRRMGKAARNEAESHGWRAATERLVRYYDLAIEGHPRR
- a CDS encoding GAP family protein, with protein sequence MDGVFLAVSYAFADSVNALLIGVIVAIGILLPRGKYRWVAPLLIFGDWLGVFLLALLVMFAFEGMQEFVQAALASPIFGIVLIAVGLVTAVTTWRSKPGGDSKIINAMLSFLREPTVWTVLAGFVLGVVQSLTSVPFYGGIAVLAAGDFSQWARYGGMFWYASIALSLPIAVAVFVGLVRRKPDSRLGRWFAWAREHTLEVSRAGGYLVAVLLVVLGVLHL
- a CDS encoding GntR family transcriptional regulator; translation: MRVQSVERAIQAAISAGEFQPGERLIEADLTERFSISRNTLREAYAALVSQGLLVRVPNRGVFLASPDSSLIRDMYRARTALETTALLTGNVDGDVLDEIVRRAETAQTEQRWRDVGSLNQEFHRTIVASLRSDLLDDTMDRILALMRLTFLAVTEFDGSFHDEFVGHNRATVDVLRRDGREAAARRMTEYLRHAQCETLALVESAAANR
- a CDS encoding malate synthase G encodes the protein MTNTPDTTPRTTVHGLDVATELYDFVNTTLCPRSDIDPDNFWEGFAGIVREFTPRNRELLAKRDELQARLDEHFRANPGQPDPVEHEAFLREIGYLVDAPADAQIRTQNVDEEIADIAGPQLVVPVLNLRYAINAANARWGSLYDALYGTDVISEENGAEPGKGYNPVRGDKVIEWSKTLLDDVAPLVAGSHRDVTAYNITDDGLSAEVNGTPTQLQNPERFRGWQGEKDNPSAILLRNNGLHANIDIDAEGAIGKNDPAHVNDVRLESAVSTIIDFEDSVAAVDAHDKTLAYSNWHDLATGEAAAEVDKGEKSYTRRLNQDLEFTGADGEDITLHGRSLLLVRNVGHLMTNPAILVDGEEIYEGILDSALTILGALPATELDNPLRNSRTGSIYVVKPKQHGPEEVAFTNDLFTAVEKLLGIPENSVKVGVMDEERRTSANLDACIMAVADRLAFINTGFLDRTGDEIHTSMLAGPMVRKADLQTAPWKLAYEDANVDAGIARGLPGKAQIGKGMWAMTELMADMVEKKIGQPREGASTAWVPSPTGATLHATHYHRVNVKEVQAELLKKGRRDTFHDLLTVPVSDGNFTDAEKKEEVDNNCQSILGYVIRWVELGVGSSKVPDIHNVDLMEDRATLRISSQLLANWIQHGVVTEEQVVESLERMAKLVDEQNEGDEEYKSMSADYENSIGFQAAKELILSGTSQPAGYTEPILHRRRREFKQREGIA